DNA from Brassica napus cultivar Da-Ae chromosome C4, Da-Ae, whole genome shotgun sequence:
gaaacCATTCCAGACATTGAGATATAAGGCTGGCCAGCTGAACAACTAGGTACCATACCatatagcttgggacgccaagttataaggttattaaggtcctagataatgaaatctcaaattgatttataccatgtctggaactaaaaggaactatatatatatatatataagtgtgtcGACACATACATTCATAGAAAATGCGCAAGTATATAGCACatgaatacaaatatatgtATCGAGGATCATAAACCCACACAAGAGTACTCATAATGAATAATGAAAGAAACGTGGAGTTTAAAGTGATATATAAAAGGCGTATTGTATTGGCCATGAATATGTAAACGCCATATGATGCCCAGTGAATATATAAATCCTGAAAGAAGGATAAATCGTGAGACGGACCGGGAAAAATCTATATAATCCAATGTGGTGGATACTACTACATATTTCACTACATATGATGTCTGGAAGTAATTCAAAAGATGTAGTATGCTATATATGACTcactggatgatgatgatgataatattattggtACCAAAAGGTTTACCAAACGGTATTGAGCTCAGAAtcaaaagatgagaaaagaagttctcttgaacaacatttttctaaagctgttcatggactgaattaaattactacatgtaagcaagtgaagagttctataagaacaattcaaatcagttcatagaggaattttaaattccttgtgttttatactaaccagcctaaGATAGGTTAAATGGTTATTCATTAAACTTTAGAAAAGGTTATAGACCATCACCACAAATTAGCCAAATTTTGGTAATACTTATGGTTGGTCGAATTCTCAGCATGAACCAACCAAACTGTGGTATGAATGAATAAGCTATCATAAAGATAAGCTATAAGATCGAAGTTCATCTTTGAACAAAAGGTATAGGACCACATTATGCGTCCATATGCGACCCAACGGGTCCGACCATCATATGtgaagataatgcagcttgcattgctcaactcaaatacgggtatatcaaaggtgaccgaaccaaacatattctacccaagttcttctttacccatgagttgcagaaagctgGAGAGGTCAACGTCCTTTAGATCCGGTCTAGTGAAAACTCatccgacctcttcaccaaatcattgccctcttgcacattcaggaagttcacgcaacaagattggcacgcgtagactcaaggaccttcagtgatgtccaaatcagggggagtaatgtgtgttgtactctttttcctttctctggtttctctttttaccacattgggttttgggttttccgggagaggttttaatgaggcaacattagcatgttacaaaccctatatggttatggcatccaaggaggagtgttatgaatcatgaagtggatggtccataacctagaccatacaagttcaagactagagtctattgggggtttacatccagccacatggaagacccattcaaccttagtctttatgagtttgaccatgtcattatgtagagtatctttgtaatTAATTCTCCATTTGACtccaccttgtatgaaccactatatatatagtggtgtaagcaataagaaatatacaacacatcctcacaaatcttctctcaaatcttaacagtatatttatatttacagaaaataaaaatagtcaaacatatttaatttttatctactatatattatcttaaattaataaataagaaaattaaaaaaattttaattctgCGCTTTTAAAGTGAAAGTCATACGGGGTGATTAGTTGAGTTTTATCTACATACTTTAGTTTTTTCTAAATCATTAAACTTTAACAATCATGCTTTAACATTATTTTTCAAAGTTATAGCCCACATCGATTACTTTACCAATCTAATATATCTTATCACtaacttaatttttaatttaaaaataaattacttgATTAAGTTACACTATTATATGGTTTAGATATCAGTTGAGATATTCTGAAATACTCTTAGGGGGGCCTATTGGAAATGAAATTTGTGTGGAATCAGAAAATTTTTGAAGTTCAAAGATTTTTAAGagttaagtagatttgatgaattCTTGCCATAAGTATTGTATAAATTGTCATTGATTATGACTGATTAGCATGAATTtccatatatgtttttctttccaGACTTATCTTTCTATAAAAatacttctatttttttttcaagaaatatagttatttgatgttaaaatattttttttgattttttaatatttgaacttgtcttgtttgattttttaaagttttctaAGGTCAACCTATGATTTTTTCATGATTCTTGATCATgttatctttaaaaaatttattatctttaaatttctttttacaattatcttttaCATGACAACAAGAATGTAATACAAAACTTTTTGTGCctgtatatttgtgttttttgttaCGTAGATTCTAAGAATCTTATGAGTATAGATGATATTTGTAAAGTTGAGTGTTATGAGTAAAACTAGAGAGAATTTATGTCCCAATAACAAGAAAGTTTACTAGaattacaaaatcaataaaaactagactttttgaataacaaaggATTTTATAtggaatttaaaagttaataaaccaataacaaaggATTCTAACAAGATTGTAAGAATacataaaccaataaaaatagaatctctaaattttataattccTTCAAAATTTAACTACCAATAACCCCCCTTAGTACGTAATAATGATTTTAGTGAGTATCTTCAGATACTAGTTAATTGTAGATTTGTGGTCAACTATCTCCTTGATTTagtataacaaaaaaatccaTGATACTACAGTACATTTATAtagtttgagatttttttttcttttctttttatagtgTGACATTTTGCTTGCATACTTAGAACATCAGCACAATTAGGACTAGGCAAAAAATccggatccgaagaaccgaaccgatccaaaaaagtagtaccaaacccgaaccgaaattgattaaatatccgaatgggttcaaaattttggtatctaaagaaccgaaaccgaacccgacccgaaccgaagtatgtcgggtacccgaatgtaaccgaaatagatttatatacctaaatatattatttatttttagatttaatatatattaaaaacatctaaaatatataagataatttaaagttgtctaaaatacttgaaaatatacataaatagtcaaaagtaaatgtttaaaatggctaaaatatattcaaaacaccaaaatgcttgaaatatatattgattttctatccaaatatttaaatcaaaccaatttatatgttaattttaggtattttgacatatattatacaaatttatatgtattatattattttgatttatagattttgagaaaatttaagcatataatgaatattaaaattttaaaaataatttaaatgggttatccgaacccgaaccgaacccgcaaagatccgaaccaaacccgaaccgaaatttagaaatacccgaatggggctgaaatctttaactcgaaaatccgaaacccgattagatccaaaccgaacccgaatgggtacccgaacacCCACCCCTAAGCACAATAGTGAGAGACTACTCGAATTTCTTAACAATAAGTTTCAATATCTATTATTAATGTGAAAATGACATTTGTTACCAAAGTCTCTCAAACCAGTGACGGAGCCACATTGGTTGGAGGGGGGTCAGTTGACCCCTAATCtattaaattttaagtttagGCTTGTTATTTTTGTGGTGAGATGGTTGAAATCTCTCTTATTGACCCCTATGACTTGAGTTCAAGTCTCAGTTCAAGTCTCATGCTTGTCTCTTTTtccataataaattaattttgaccCCCATAAAATCTATATCTAGCTCCGCCACTCTCAAACATGTTTTTGAGTCTCTCAAATGAGAGACCCATCACTCATATTTTATCATTGTGAAAATTCCCATTAAAAAACAACCAATGCACATGCTTTTAATTAGTCTAGTCAAACTTAATTTAGGATCAACAATTTCAAATACACCCTATTGTATTcgaatctatattataatagatcagtttttgctcactcctcagcgcgccacgtcaTCGTTTTGTGGGCctcacttttaaaaaatgtaaaaaagttGTCAAGTccatggctcgaacccgggttattgagatataaacaccaacatttataccactaagctaactgatacctttgtacattgatggccgaacctaatatatatttatgaaggtcggaagcccttgcttcttcggcttcctctgagggtcaGACCTACAAGTGtgttatgggtttcatttttaaatgagattcatcacgttatatgaaaaaaagcttaagtttgcaacaattatggttttcctatattgtaaactattgtagtttaatatgggttcttttcatcattgtctcaaacaagtctgagttacagagttgcgccgtgtgtatgttcgtaatctattttttcaccggtgaactcttcatgtccccatcttaaatcgcttgatcataaatgttcctgatttgtagcccctctgtaaaccatatatatatgattctcatctttgatgaactcaatctgcatctccacaaaactcattgattcctcttagctttaacctTCTTCTAGAAAAcatttctctctgtctctccagttcgtcaaaccggcgtcccggcgtccgtcactcaaccttcgagtctctccgtcttggtcttagtagtcagagcataacctatggcttcctccgcttctgggattccctgaacttcaagaaagacagagagtttgtgggaatcacggttcttttccttgatgaaaaggtaagttattcttcaatctatcacacttatttaacataattgttttaatttatttcctgattctttgttggataatactatttgcagattccgtgattcatgggtttactcccgtcggacatgctaatcattacatgccatctttgaaagcagattccattgtgaaagtcgatcgttttgaggttgctaggtgctccaagtgattgcgaacacaaacctagaaattGGTAAACATAGCATATTTGGCAGCTCCAAGCAAGATTACAATCAGGCAAATTCAAGTGGAATGACATACCAACAACTGAAACTGGTAATTAGTCAACAACTTATCCCATATTTTccttatctgaaaaaatctactgTGTTTCTGATCTATTTTTTCATCTATGCAACTTTAGCCTCTGTCATGGATAGTTCTCTCCCAAGAATTGCATTGACTATGGTTTCTGGGAAGaaaaagatcttgctcctgaaaAAAGACCGTGACAACCCTGTTGTAAGATTTTAGTTTGTGCAGAACAAAAaaccttgatttattttctatttagtatAGTGATAGTTGTTGACAATCAATAGTTATTTgccaatatattttttatgcgGCATTTCAGAACTCTCCATTCCAAGCGGAACATCAGATGGAAGCTAATTTTTCTGGAAGCTCCTCGACTTCAAGACAGAATCAGAAGATAGATGTTGGTGGGAGGTTAATCAAGGGAATACTTCAGAGAAGTGAGACGGCCTAGCCAGACTTCATCTTTTGTACAGCCTGAGCAAAGAGTGGAACCCACAAAACacgagagaagaaaaaacaaaacacgaaattaacatattcaGATCTTCTCTCTTGCATGTCTAACATCTGGCGCCGACGAAACTCAACACCCACGGCAGACGAAGCTGATGCAAGTAAACCTCTCATCAATCATGCTTAAAATCAATCTACGCTTTTCAATCTCACAAACTAAGAAACAATTTTACCTACATGAATCGGGAAATTAGTGCCCACATTCCCGACATAGAGAAAAAAAGGAGTTGAAGTCCTAACAGTTTTTTTCAGTATTAGACTAAACCACAGATTCAAGGCCCAGTTATTTTTAAACCCTAacattttaaatccaaatttattatttttttccatgcactatttgatttatatacaaacAACTAGCTAAGTAAACACTAACAAGTTCCATCACCCTCAACTTTGaacatataagatataaaaatatcaacatatgaTTTCGTcgttcattcttatatcaaactcatcaaCCTATGTAATATCCAAAGTCTCATCAATCAcattatagacaaaaaaaataataaaatcccGTAAACAAAACTCTACAATACACCTATAATGTAGACTATGCACCTAGTTTATTCAAGATTCaagtttaagatatttttttgtaaaattgatgTTATAGAATTTAATTAGGGCATCCtactttaaaactaattaaattaaaacaaatataagatACAAACaatataaacaatataaatttattaagaaacaaattaaattaaattaattaaaaactgaaagtatcaactaaaattattaactaaaagtatattttctcttaaaaatgtgaaaaaatcttttaaattaaTTGTTCAAATATTAGAACATCTTCTTCTAAAACGGGATATGTTGATCtttaagaaaacaagaaaaggaTTGGTATATGATACTAGGCTCCTTTTTTTAGCTATGCCTATTTTGGGAGATTAAATCAAGGTCAAGCATGGAAgtagatattttattatttttgttttattctctatttactattttttatcTTCTATAAATTACTTTGTTCTATGACAAAtcagaaaatatctaaaataaataaataaaacaatagtCAAATAAAATGGAGTTCTCTCTAAAACCTTCAGCTTTAAAGGTGATTGATCTATTCTCTTGATTTATTCAATGCTATGTTAAACAACGTCATGCTTCTAAACTTGTTTTGTAGCGAGATCAAATTCGAGAGAGAATCTGACGTGATTTTCTTTTCCAAACAGATGACTCGAACAAGTTTTGTCATAGTAGTAGTTTTAGCAATATGCAGTTTTCAGATGATGGAATCATCTCCAGATTTAGCCAACAAGGTGAAGGCAAATAATATTCAATATGACGCGATTAATTGTCGAAAACATAGCGCAGTTATAACCGAATTTGGAGCTGTGGGTGatggaaaaacatcaaacaCAAAAGCGTTTAAGGAAGCCATAACCAAGCTTGCTCCTAAGGCGGCCGACGGTGGAGTGCAGCTCATTGTTCCACCAGGAAAATGGCTCACCGGAAGTTTCAACCTTACCAGCCATTTTACTTTGTTCATCCAGAAAGATGCAaccattcttgcttctcaggtaTGACTATGATTTCCATTctagaaaatatcattataGTTTTGTAAAAAATTGTGTAAGAAATTATtcatttataagattttttttttccttaggaTGAATCTGAATATCCAGTGGTTGCACCATTGCCATCCTATGGACAAGGAAGAGATGCTGCTGGGCCAACATTCGCTAGTTTAATCTCTGGCACAAACCTAACTGATGTTGTTATCACCGGTAaggataattaaaaaaaaatgtcccAAAGAATCATTGTTTAACATCTTAAATAACGTGTgttgtttaatatttgtttgGTAAGGTAACAACGGAACAATCAACGGACAAGGAAAATACTGGTGGGTGAAGTATCGAAGTGGTGGATTTAAGAATATCACGAGACCTTACACACTCGAACTCGTGTTCTCTAAAGACGTTCAGATCTCGAACATCACAATCGTCGATTCGCCTGCATGGAATATTCATCCAGTGTATTGCACTAACGTCATCGTTAAAGGCGTTACCATTCTCGCTCCTATCGATTCTCCTAACACCGATGGAATCAACCCTGGTACGTCCATATCCCACGTCGCATGgcaatatcaaaattttatcaatagttataattgtttgcgtttctatattataatattttggtatagtttttatttgttttcatacTCTTTATTTTATCTTTGATTGTATCAGATTCATGCACCAACACATTGATCGAAGACTGTTTCGTAGTCTCCGGAGACGACTGCATCGCCGTCAAGAGCGGTTGGGATCAGTTCGGTATCAAAGTCGGAATGCCAACTCAGCAACTCTCTATCCGAAGGCTCACATGCATCTCTCCCGACAGTGCTGGAATAGCACTCGGAAGTGAAATGTCCGGTGGAATCAAAGACGTTAGGATGGAAGACATAACGTTGCTTCAGACACAATCCGCTATCCGAATCAAAACAGCTGTTGGTCGTGGAGGTTACGTTAAAGATATCTTTGCTCGAAGGTTCACAATGAAGACAATGAAATACGTTTTCTGGATGAGTGGTGCTTATAACCAACACCCTGCTTCGGGTTATGACCCCAAGGCTATGCCCGAGATTACGAATATTAATTACCGTGACATGACCGCGGATAACGTTACGCAGCCCGCTAGGCTCGATGGGTTCACCAACGATCCTTTCACCAAGATATGTATGTCGAATATAAACATTGCTTTGGCTGCTGAGCCCAAGAAGTTGCTGTGGAATTGTACAGCCATCTCCGGAGTTTCTAGCAAGGTGACGCCAAAACCGTGTAGCTTGTTGCCGGAAAATGCTCCCGTCGACTGTGCTTTTCCGGTTGATAAGATTCCTATTGAATCTGTTGTCCTGAACAAATGCTCTGCTTAGAGATTGTTGCggatattatataattaatttcatcatcatatatataactatgtTTTTACCAACCAAGAAATGGCCCAGCTGTTATTGTATTGTAATAAGCTAATGGGTTCATGCAATGGTTTACTCTACTATACGAAGTTGTAAAAATAGCTTTGTGGAATTATTAAATTCCGTAATTAATCAATacacactacaaaaaaacatattttttactagggcagtattcgttgtaaattcgtcgtaaacggggtgttacgacgaattaacgtcgaaagacgtttcgttgttaaacgtccgtcgtaacggcgctaggaaaggattcgtcgtaaacgacacgtaagcattcgtcgtaaagcccacgtaattatttcgatgtaaagcacacgtaaatactttcgttgtaaatcactcgtaaacatttcgatgtaaaaccctcgtaaatatttcgatgttaatcactcgtaaacattcgatgtaaagtccatgtaatgtttacgaggagtttacatcgtttcttattatattattattaattagtatataataaattttaatttatatttaatattcagaatttaaaataatttaaattttaaacgaaatatgaaattggaaaacatattttaaaaaatcatacaataatatttaaattcataatacaaaaaaaactacatattctcgaagtagttggtggggttgctcggctgttgacgggttggatcggactcttggggatctcgtggtggcattccaagagcggctcgtctctcactcaacattctctgcataaccgggtttcccacggccatcacgtctagcaaatcctcaagagagtctaaacgaacctgctggctatccattcgagccttcatctgagcagtctcttcatcccgtctcgaagtgtatgacgaagttgcctttgcaacttcgttaacagagcctataccgactatccgtccattctttttaggagccacctataaaatcaaaacatatattaatatagttaattatgttaaaatatttaaaataatgtaaacaaaaattttaagttgtacctcttcgaagattctgtcgacctcttcggtggacaatgtgactggtaatccatcgggagactcctgggttagttgcgtctcccgttcttcaatccgaccagccattgtttggaagagtttctcagatgcaggatccacaaaaactccgtcggatgtggcgtgagtcatcttgaataggtcagacagagaaggtaagacttccgtcttctcgaactacaaaaaaaaattttaattaaatattataaattatattaattgaatatttttaaatatatatttaaaacaaaacttacagcttctagacggactcctgcatgaggtttttgcccggttctgtgaagcatgggcaaatgaccatctttatccttcgtccttcaagaagccgagcacgaattggcctttttgatcgaagaggggtgctcccaataggcgatgaggccatcccacacatctgtcgtgagctcagtgggctttccctcatacccgtagatctcccacttgtccttccaatcagagactgtgttgcagaggcgtatctttgcctttgcaacgaattccgccttcaccctctcggtgattcccaaagaccaatgccacttttgctgaaacataaaaaatttcaaaaaaattacagttaataataaatattaaaaatatatatatatatatatatatatatatatatttaaaagtgaaaatttaattaaatttaaaaatcttaccgcaaaacatttaaaccacgtgatcttaacgtgatttggtgtcttgctccagttcgggtatgccccgtcgtagtaactcTTAGTCGTAGCCGGAGCGgtcgtcgccgaaacgctccggctaacatgGTTGTTAGCCTCAAAcctgaaaaatacaatttaaccgttagaaaataaaaattaatctaattttaatgtaataaaaattaataacttaccaataagttcctcggggtctatcggggtctagaacatccaaaccctcccgtccaggctgggcaaacaaatcctccaccgtatatctcgcgaagggagcatatgaaggcacacacaaatccggatgaactgcaccttctgggacaggctcaggtgcagccgctggacgaggaggtggaggcatctgcggtggaagaggaggactcgaaaaaactctctgagaagtctgagagtctgaaactgcatcggaagacgatggaccggaagaagatgtaccggaactatcgccaaacaactgggcataagtaggtgctgctggtttccttctaggagccatctaaaaaaaatttaaataaatttaatcaactataatgacataattaaaaaattattccgttacctaactaatcacctaaactatagtattccgtcatctaactaatcacctaaactaattatctaactaatcacctaaactaattacctaactaattaataacctaaactaacttaaaaaaaaagaggaaagagaatgtaccttagagggagaggagaggagtttgggaggaatgaacgaggcagcctcgtctcggcgtctcaatatatagaaaaagattTGTCGTAAATgcgacgtaatattacgacgaagttaccaggcccgcgttttttcatttacgacgaagttaccaggcccgcgtttttcgatttacgacgaaattacgtcgaaacgtcggtttacgacgaatttacaaggcccacgtttacgacgaagttaccaggcccgcgtttttccatttacgatgaaattacgtggaatagataaccatttacgacgattttacaacgcttaaccctaaacaccgagaatgaaatccctaaaccccaaagtcacatatcatctaacatcatatctcttctctactactttgtgctctttctccaacttaaactctaaaaccctaaaactccaaataattttttaaaaactaaagaaatacatattatataaaacaacatttgttacacatacattaggatggtaaaaaaataatatttctttaaacatacgttacaatagagaaatacaacatttgttacatatattacatcactctaaatcgttttcgttctcatcaatattacatcactctaaatcgttttcgttctcatcactatcattacaatcatcatcgtcgcttctctcgaactcgtcttcacgtgcttcatctgtcgcatcttcgggaatatcttcatattgaaagttttgcgggtcgatcaaaaggatttcatcagttggttgttctggtacctcaacttcattgatagtgtcttcttcttgcaagggcggttcttctccagcgacaatgcgtccacgaggtgtaattttgatagcagctaaccagtttatcccggaagttcgaagccgaggataaggaaggaagctaacttgctcagcttgtgaagctaaaatgaaaggctcaaatttgttgtatcttctcccaaaattgacatccacaacaccaaatttgttataccgaatccctcggttcacaacaggatcgaaccattcacatttgaagaggacgcattttagcttcaataaccccagaaattccacttcaataatctcctgcaagatcccgtaaaagtctgtttcacctttcacacatattccgtagttactcgttgcccgatgtctcccatactcgtatgtgtgaaaggtaaatcctcgtgtgaaatacataggtgatgtggtgacctttgcaactggaccttgaaccaattcgtgaaaccatacgggataataaggatcgtcataatcaaacTTTAGTACGATGCCAAGTGTTAATGAAAGAACCCTTTTCTCCATACATGCTTTCATGCATTTAGCAGAGCACTCACGTTCTTGAGAACCGCCTCGCATTGCTGAAAGAGGACTTTGAAAATCTATTTCTAGATAAATGTGTCGTACTCGGTTTTGTTACTGCTCGATAAGGTGATCTCTATTTC
Protein-coding regions in this window:
- the LOC125586355 gene encoding probable polygalacturonase, which translates into the protein MEFSLKPSALKMTRTSFVIVVVLAICSFQMMESSPDLANKVKANNIQYDAINCRKHSAVITEFGAVGDGKTSNTKAFKEAITKLAPKAADGGVQLIVPPGKWLTGSFNLTSHFTLFIQKDATILASQDESEYPVVAPLPSYGQGRDAAGPTFASLISGTNLTDVVITGNNGTINGQGKYWWVKYRSGGFKNITRPYTLELVFSKDVQISNITIVDSPAWNIHPVYCTNVIVKGVTILAPIDSPNTDGINPDSCTNTLIEDCFVVSGDDCIAVKSGWDQFGIKVGMPTQQLSIRRLTCISPDSAGIALGSEMSGGIKDVRMEDITLLQTQSAIRIKTAVGRGGYVKDIFARRFTMKTMKYVFWMSGAYNQHPASGYDPKAMPEITNINYRDMTADNVTQPARLDGFTNDPFTKICMSNINIALAAEPKKLLWNCTAISGVSSKVTPKPCSLLPENAPVDCAFPVDKIPIESVVLNKCSA